TGCCATCAAGCACGGTCTGACGGACATCATGCCCGCCCTGTGCAATGTGGACTTTGCGTCCATGGAGTTGCTTCACGCAAGGCTTGTCCGGAAAACCACCTGCGTGGACGGCTGCAGGTGCGACTATACCATCTGCGGCGACAAAGACCCGTACTTAAACGACCATCCCGAATACCGCGATGCGGCAGGGTATCGCAGAAACCGATAAGGAAAAGGAGAAAGTGGCCATGAAGTTTTTGGTATTCGGCGCCGGCGTTCTGGGGTGTAATCTGGCGAACAATCTGTTCCGCGCAGGAAAGGATGTCACGCTGCTGGCAAGAGGCCCATGGGCAGATGAGATTCGGCGAAACGGGCTGCGGATCAAAAATACACTTTCCCGCCGCACGGCAGTCAGCCCCATTCCGGTGGCAGCGGAGCTTTTGCCGGGAGACGACTATGATGTAATTTTTGTGGCTGTGCGGTACACGCAGATCGAAACAATTCTCGAAACTCTGCGGGCAAGCCTGGCGAAAACGATGATCTTTGTGGGCAACAATGTGCGCGCCTCGGAAACGGCAGCGCTTTTGCTGGAGAAGAACGTGCTGTTTGCCTTTACCAGCGCCGCCGGACACAGAGAAAGCAATTATGTGGCCTCGGTAGACCTTCGCAAGATTACCATCGGGCCGCTGCGGAATGCGCCGTCGCAGGAAGCGCTGGTTCAGGAAATCTTTGCAGGCACGAAGTATAAGGTCACCTACGAGCCGAACATGGAGGACTATCTCCTGTGCCACGCTGCGTTTGTGCTCCCGGCGGTTTTTGCCTGCTACAAGACCGACGGCGACCTGAAAAAGCTGAAAAGGGACAACGCTTATCTGAATCGCCTGATCGATGCGAATATCGAGGGTTACCGGGCAATCCGAAACGCCGGTCACGAGATTCTGCCGGATGCAGACAAGGAATTTGAGGATGCAGCATACCGCAAGACCTGCTTTCGCTTTTTTAAGCTCATGTGTGCAACGGCTTTAGGGAAAATCTGTGCGTCCGACCATGCCATGAACGCGGTGGACGAAATGAGCGCACTGAATCGGGACATGAAAGCATTTTTTGACGTGACCGGCGCAAAGTATCCGGTCTGGAAAACGCTGGAAGCAGAATGTGGGAGCTATCTGCGGTAAAAAAGCGACCGGCTGGTCAGAGCTACGCTCCCTGCGGGGTTCGTTGCTTAAATTTGTGCGGTCGAGGAGCAGGGCAACAAATGCAGATTGCAGAGATTTGATTGAATAAACAATATGATTGACATCTTTTTTCATGACAAAACGGGCGTGGTTTCCGGCTTCCCCGGACAAATAGATGGTTTTGAACATGCGGATGGTAACGGAGAAATCCACTACTACCGGCTGTTTGACGGCGTGGGCGTGATGCTGATGCAGCTGGAAATGGGATCGTATACGGAGATCCGCACACAGGTCGGCGTGCTGGAAGTCAACTTCTGCATCAACGGACGCTTCGAAACCAGCTTTTCCATGCGCAGTCATGTTCTGCTGAAACCGGGAGACATGGCGATCAGCTGCTACGATGGGCTGCACGGGACAAAGTCGGAGTCACACTTTCCGCTTGGCTATTACGAGGGCCTTTGTCTCGAAATCGACCCCGCAGCCGCAGGACACTGGATACGTCTGAATGCTCCGGCATTTTCCATAGACTTTACCGCGCTCAAGCAGAATCTTCTGGGCAGCAAGTGGTATATGGTCGGCCCCGCCGGTCTGCGCTGCGAGCATGTATTCCGTGAGCTTTATGAAAGCGCCTCCTACGCAGAGCGCGGCTTTTTGCAGCTGAAGGTTCTGGAGCTGATGCTGCTGCTGGGCCGCATTCCGCAGGAACGTGCTGCGGATCCGTATTGCTCTGCAGAGCAGACGGCACTGGCACACCATCTCCGGGATCATCTGCTGACGAACCGGGAGGGATATGTGTCCCTTGCCCAGCTGGCGGCAGAGCACGCGATTTCCGTGTCGCACCTGCAAAAGCTGTTCAAGCAGACCTATGGTATGCCTGTCTACCATTACATCAAGGAATACCGTCTGGAGCAAGCAGCGGTGGAGCTGGTTCGCAGCAGGAAGCCTATTACAGAGATCGCCCAGCACGCAGGATATGACAACGCCAGCAAATTTTCGGAGAGCTTTAAAAAGCGGTACGGGAAGACACCGTCCCGCTATCGCGCTGATAAAACGAATGCAGTAAAACGGAGCATAGAAACCAAAACGGAGTAGTTTGAAAACGCGAATCATGTTAGAATGCCCAGTAGTTAGAGCACACTAACCAAAGAACTTCAGGAGGTACTGTATGAAAAAGAAATTTGCTGCTTTTGCGCTTTGCTTAATCTGCCTGCTGTCGGCTGCTGGCTGTGGTCAGGCGAAAACAGATACACAGACACCGCCGACGGCGGACCAGAGCGCGGTGACCGACGACTATCTGACCACCATCAGCGGTACTTATGTGGAGTTATTCCCAGAACTGTCGAAATCCGAGTATCGGAGTATCTGGATCGATGCCACCACGCCGATAGTAGGCGCTGAGAACGCAGAGACCACAACGGATATGCTGCTGGGAATGTGCATGGCGGAGCCTTACGGCCCGGTAGCCGCAGAAAAATATGCCTCAGACCCGAACAGCATGGCCTTTAACTGCTATTTTCTGGGCGGCGTTGACAAGTTTGTGATGGACGGTCACACCATCACCGGTCTGGATGCACAGGGGCAGGAGGTTTTCTCCCGCACCTACAAGCTGCTGGATGAGGAAAATGAAAACGGCTTTATCTTCTATCAGAGCGAGGATGAAAATTCCGGCCAGTTTACCTATTTCGCCTTCTCGCCCGACACCATGGAAACCACCTATCATCTGGAATTCCGTTATGCAGAGGATCTGAGTGATCTGCAAAGCTGGTTCGAGGGCAATTACGCCTACTGGAACGCGGCGGCGATTGCGGAAGATTATGATCAGGCAACCATGAAGCATGTCATTGAACTTTTCACCACGGAAAATTTGTCTGCGGCAGAATAAACGGCGCCTGCGCACCCGCTTGATTCAGGCGGGTGCGCAGGGGAGCTTATCGGTAAGGATGTGATTTTATTGAAAAAACAATCTGACTTTTCCCGCCTGATGGGCTATGCGGGCAGGTATCGGGTTTTTACCTATGCCTCCTGGGTGCTTTCCGCCATCAGCGCGCTGACGGCGCTGGTGCCGTTCCTCTATATCTGGATGATTCTGCGGGATGTACTGGCCGCTGCGCCGGATTATGCGCAGGCGGTGAACATTCCTCATTACGGCTGGATGGCAGTGCTGTTTGCGGTGCTGGCTTACCTCATTTACATTGCGGCACTGATGTGCTCCCATCTGTCGGCGTTCCGGGTGGCGACCAATCTGCGGCTGGCGGTGTCGGAGCATTTGGCGGTGCTGCCGCTGGGCTTTGCCGAGACCTTTGGCAGCGGCAAGCTGCGTAAGATCATCCATGAGAGCACCGGAGCCGCCGAGACCTATCTGGCCCACCAGCTGCCCGACCAGTACAACGCCATCGCCACCCCGGTGGGGCTGCTGGTCTTGCTGCTGGCGTTCGACTGGCGGCTGGGGCTGCTGAGCCTTGCGCCGGTGGTGCTGGCTTTCCTCATTATGGCGACCATGACCGGCAAGCGGATGGTTGAAAAAATGCGGCAGTACGGCAACGCGCTGGAGGCCATGTCCAACGAGGCAGTGGAATACGTCCGGGGCATTCCGGTGGTCAAAACCTTCGGGCAGAGTGTGTTTTCCTTCAAAAAATTCAAGACCGCCATTGATGAGTACGAAAAGTGGGTCATCTCCTACACCAAAGACCTGCGCCTGCCCATGATGTTCTACACCGCCGCCGTCAACGGCGTGTTCGCCTTTCTGATTGCAGGCGGGCTGCTGTTCACGACACACGGCGTGACCCCGGAATTTCTGCTGAACCTGCTGTTCTATATCATCATCACGCCGGTGATCTCCCTGACCTTGACCCGCATAATGTACATGAGCGAGAACAAGATGGTGGTAGCGGATGCGCTGGCACGCATCGACTCGGTGCTGGAGGCAGCACCCATGCAGGTTCAGGCTGTTCCGCAGCACCCGCAGGATGCTTCTGTCGCGCTGCAGAATGTGCATTTCAGCTATGACGGAAAAACCGAGGTCATTAAGGGCGTTTCGCTGGAGATTCAGCCGGGACAGACTGTGGCTTTTGTAGGTCCCTCCGGCGGCGGAAAATCCACGCTGGCAAACCTTGTCTGCCGGTTCTTTGATGTGCAGAACGGCAGCGTCCGAGTAGGCGGAGCGGATGTGTGGGC
The genomic region above belongs to Vescimonas coprocola and contains:
- a CDS encoding ketopantoate reductase family protein, translated to MKFLVFGAGVLGCNLANNLFRAGKDVTLLARGPWADEIRRNGLRIKNTLSRRTAVSPIPVAAELLPGDDYDVIFVAVRYTQIETILETLRASLAKTMIFVGNNVRASETAALLLEKNVLFAFTSAAGHRESNYVASVDLRKITIGPLRNAPSQEALVQEIFAGTKYKVTYEPNMEDYLLCHAAFVLPAVFACYKTDGDLKKLKRDNAYLNRLIDANIEGYRAIRNAGHEILPDADKEFEDAAYRKTCFRFFKLMCATALGKICASDHAMNAVDEMSALNRDMKAFFDVTGAKYPVWKTLEAECGSYLR
- a CDS encoding helix-turn-helix transcriptional regulator — translated: MIDIFFHDKTGVVSGFPGQIDGFEHADGNGEIHYYRLFDGVGVMLMQLEMGSYTEIRTQVGVLEVNFCINGRFETSFSMRSHVLLKPGDMAISCYDGLHGTKSESHFPLGYYEGLCLEIDPAAAGHWIRLNAPAFSIDFTALKQNLLGSKWYMVGPAGLRCEHVFRELYESASYAERGFLQLKVLELMLLLGRIPQERAADPYCSAEQTALAHHLRDHLLTNREGYVSLAQLAAEHAISVSHLQKLFKQTYGMPVYHYIKEYRLEQAAVELVRSRKPITEIAQHAGYDNASKFSESFKKRYGKTPSRYRADKTNAVKRSIETKTE
- a CDS encoding ABC transporter ATP-binding protein; this encodes MKKQSDFSRLMGYAGRYRVFTYASWVLSAISALTALVPFLYIWMILRDVLAAAPDYAQAVNIPHYGWMAVLFAVLAYLIYIAALMCSHLSAFRVATNLRLAVSEHLAVLPLGFAETFGSGKLRKIIHESTGAAETYLAHQLPDQYNAIATPVGLLVLLLAFDWRLGLLSLAPVVLAFLIMATMTGKRMVEKMRQYGNALEAMSNEAVEYVRGIPVVKTFGQSVFSFKKFKTAIDEYEKWVISYTKDLRLPMMFYTAAVNGVFAFLIAGGLLFTTHGVTPEFLLNLLFYIIITPVISLTLTRIMYMSENKMVVADALARIDSVLEAAPMQVQAVPQHPQDASVALQNVHFSYDGKTEVIKGVSLEIQPGQTVAFVGPSGGGKSTLANLVCRFFDVQNGSVRVGGADVWAIPKEELMDTISFVFQNSRLLKGSILDNVRLGRPQATEAEVLAALKAAQCMDIIEKFPEGIHTVIGTKGLYLSGGEQQRIAIARAMLKNAPILILDEATAFADPDNEAKVQAAFARLAKGKTVLMIAHRLSTVANADCIYVVQDGQIAESGTKDELCAQNGLFARMWQDYQASVQWKVAKEG